One region of Labeo rohita strain BAU-BD-2019 unplaced genomic scaffold, IGBB_LRoh.1.0 scaffold_503, whole genome shotgun sequence genomic DNA includes:
- the LOC127160953 gene encoding NLR family CARD domain-containing protein 3 isoform X7, translating to MTSRMNLSEEHKTKIMTVKSLIQEGESDSPEHINVSVRKKQLMDLSDLCRDEDSSVEPSLLQNESPEPSCVSMKSDASMDCPPAFNLGESSADLSYSQKHEGPESHTAKKNLDSIFKEIEHKIISELKSFKRQLSPDYPECSERDHYDDEGHNRVREGLLKITLIILRKMNQTDLANTLETKLMPVYQQKLKSRLQDKYQRISEGMSNHGDSTRLNEIYTELYITEGGSGEINNEHELRQIETVSRRPETQETPINCNDIFKPSPGQDKPIRTVLTKGVAGIGKTVSVQKFILDWAEGKANQDVHFIFPLPFRELNLIQKNLNLKQLLNHLHPETKEFKSADYDDYKVMFIFDGLDECRLRLDFQNNRSLSDVTESASVDVLLTNLIKGNLLPSALLWITSRPAAANQIPPECVDQVTEVRGFNDPQKDEYFRKRINDQSLADRIVTHIRSSRSLFIMCHIPVFCWISATVLERMMGKAESAEIPKTLTQMFTHFLIFQTKLKTQKYDGKYEIDPDQARKTILSLGKLAFEQLEKGNLIFYEEDLKESGIDVREVSVYSGVCTQIFRQEFGLQLGKVYSFVHLSIQEFLAALFKLLSFSEQNTGRMNEFRSPMTSLLKGEVDKALQSENGHWDLFLRFLLGLSLESNQTLLQGLLRKTVSSSDINQETAEYIKQKIRENRSPEKSINLFHCLNELNDHSLEQEVQTYLSKTGYSRLSGVKLSAAQWSALVFVLLNSEEELDEFNLWKYDPSEECLLRLLPVIKASRKAE from the exons ATGACCTCCAGAATGAATCTCTCTGAAGAACATAAAACAAAGATAATGACAGTCAAGAG tttgatTCAGGAGGGTGAATCAGATTCACCTGAACACATCAATGTATCTGTGAGGAAAAAACAACTGATGGATCTTTCAGATCTCTGTAGAGATGAAGACTCTTCTGTTGAGCCCAG TCTGTTGCAGAATGAATCTCCTGAACCCAGCTGTGTGTCCATGAAGAGTGACGCGTCAATGGATTGTCCACCTGCTTTTAATTTGGGAGAATCATCTGCTGATCTGAG CTACAGTCAAAAACATGAAGGACCAGAATCACATACAGCAAAGAAGAACTTAGACTCCATTTTCAAG GAGATTGAGCACAAAATAATTTCTGAGTTAAAAAGCTTTAAGAGACAACTGAGTCCAGATTACCCAGAATGCTCTGAAAGAGACCATTATGATGATGAGGGTCATAACAGAGTCAGAGAGGGGCTTCTGAAGATCACACTGATCATCCTGAGGAAGATGAACCAGACAGACCTCGCTAACACACTAGAGACCA AACTGATGCCTGTGTatcaacaaaaactcaaatcCAGACTACAGGACAAATATCAGAGAATCAGTGAAGGAATGTCCAATCATGGAGACTCAACACGTctgaatgagatctacacagagctctacatcacagagGGAGGGAGTGGAGAGATCAATAATGAACATGAACTGAGACAGATTGAGACAGTGTCCAGGAGACCAGAGACACAGGAAACACCAATCAACTgcaatgacatatttaaacccTCACCTGGACAAGACAAACCCATCAGGACTGTGCTGACTAAAGGAGTCGCTGgaattggaaaaacagtctctgtgcagaagttcatcctggactgggctgaaggaaaagccaatcaggatgttcatttcatatttccacttcctttcaggGAGCTGAATTTGATACAGAAAAATCTCAATCTTAAGCAACTTCTAAATCACCTTCACCcagaaaccaaagaatttaagTCAGCAGATTATGATGATTACAAAGTCATGTTCAtatttgatggtctggatgagtgtCGACTACGTCTAGATTTCCAAAACAATCGGAGCTTGTCTGATGTAACAGAATCAGCCTCAGTGGATGTGCTGCTGACCAACCTCATCAAGGGGAATCTACTTCCTTCTGCTCTCCTCTGGATCACCTCtcgaccagcagcagccaatcagatccctcCTGAGTGTGTCGACCAGGTCACAGAGGTACGAGGATTCAACGACCCTCAGAAGGACgaatatttcaggaagagaataAACGATCAGAGTCTGGCTGATAGAATCGTCACACACATCCGATCATCAAGAAGTCTGTTCATCATGTGTCACATACCAGTCTTCTGCTGGATTTCAGCCACTGTTCTAGAGAGGATGATGGGTAAAGCAGAGAGTGCAgagattcccaagactctcacACAAATGTTCACACACTTCCTGATCTTTCAGACCAAACTGAAGACACAGAAGTATGATGGGAAATATGAAATCGATCCTGATCAGGCTAGAAAGACTATTCTGTCTCTAGGAAAACTGGCTTTTGAACAGCTGGAAAAAGGGAACCTGATCTTCTATGAGGAGGACCTGAAAGAGAGCGGCATTGATGTCAGAGAAGTGTCAGTGTACTCAGGAGTTTgtacccagatcttcagacagGAGTTTGGACTGCAGCTGGGGAAGGTGTAcagctttgttcatctgagtATTCAGGAGTTTCTTGCTGCTTTATTCAAGCTGCTGTCCttttctgaacaaaacacaggaCGGATGAATGAGTTCAGGTCACCAATGACCAGTTTACTGAAGGGAGAAGTGGACAAGGCCTTACAGAGTGAGAACGGACACTGGGATCTTTTCCTCCGGTTCCTTCTCGGTCTCTCACTAGAGTCTAATCAGACTCTCTTACAAGGCCTCCTGAGAAAGACAGTAAGCAGCTCTGATATCAATCAGGAAACAGCTGAATACATTAAACAGAAGATCAGGGAGAATCGCTCTCCAGAGAAATCCATCAACCTGTtccactgtctgaatgaactgaatgATCATTCACTAGAGCAGGAAGTCCAAACATACCTGAGCAAAACAGGTTACAGTCGTCTCTCTGGAGTCAAACTGTCTGCTGCTCAGTGGTCGGCTCTGGTGTTTGTGCTGTTGAACTCAGAAGAAGAGCTGGATGAGTTTAACCTGTGGAAATATGATCCATCAGAAGAATGTCTCCTGAGGCTGCTGCCAGTGATCAAAGCATCTAGAAAGGCTGAGTGA
- the LOC127160953 gene encoding NLR family CARD domain-containing protein 3 isoform X3 — protein MIHNSLCGSTSVSVLDETMTSRMNLSEEHKTKIMTVKSLLQNESPEPSCVSMKSDASMDCPPAFNLGESSADLSYSQKHEGPESHTAKKNLDSIFKEIEHKIISELKSFKRQLSPDYPECSERDHYDDEGHNRVREGLLKITLIILRKMNQTDLANTLETKLMPVYQQKLKSRLQDKYQRISEGMSNHGDSTRLNEIYTELYITEGGSGEINNEHELRQIETVSRRPETQETPINCNDIFKPSPGQDKPIRTVLTKGVAGIGKTVSVQKFILDWAEGKANQDVHFIFPLPFRELNLIQKNLNLKQLLNHLHPETKEFKSADYDDYKVMFIFDGLDECRLRLDFQNNRSLSDVTESASVDVLLTNLIKGNLLPSALLWITSRPAAANQIPPECVDQVTEVRGFNDPQKDEYFRKRINDQSLADRIVTHIRSSRSLFIMCHIPVFCWISATVLERMMGKAESAEIPKTLTQMFTHFLIFQTKLKTQKYDGKYEIDPDQARKTILSLGKLAFEQLEKGNLIFYEEDLKESGIDVREVSVYSGVCTQIFRQEFGLQLGKVYSFVHLSIQEFLAALFKLLSFSEQNTGRMNEFRSPMTSLLKGEVDKALQSENGHWDLFLRFLLGLSLESNQTLLQGLLRKTVSSSDINQETAEYIKQKIRENRSPEKSINLFHCLNELNDHSLEQEVQTYLSKTGYSRLSGVKLSAAQWSALVFVLLNSEEELDEFNLWKYDPSEECLLRLLPVIKASRKAE, from the exons ATGATTCATAACTCACTCTGTGGATCAACATCTGTATCTGTTTTAGATGAAACCATGACCTCCAGAATGAATCTCTCTGAAGAACATAAAACAAAGATAATGACAGTCAAGAG TCTGTTGCAGAATGAATCTCCTGAACCCAGCTGTGTGTCCATGAAGAGTGACGCGTCAATGGATTGTCCACCTGCTTTTAATTTGGGAGAATCATCTGCTGATCTGAG CTACAGTCAAAAACATGAAGGACCAGAATCACATACAGCAAAGAAGAACTTAGACTCCATTTTCAAG GAGATTGAGCACAAAATAATTTCTGAGTTAAAAAGCTTTAAGAGACAACTGAGTCCAGATTACCCAGAATGCTCTGAAAGAGACCATTATGATGATGAGGGTCATAACAGAGTCAGAGAGGGGCTTCTGAAGATCACACTGATCATCCTGAGGAAGATGAACCAGACAGACCTCGCTAACACACTAGAGACCA AACTGATGCCTGTGTatcaacaaaaactcaaatcCAGACTACAGGACAAATATCAGAGAATCAGTGAAGGAATGTCCAATCATGGAGACTCAACACGTctgaatgagatctacacagagctctacatcacagagGGAGGGAGTGGAGAGATCAATAATGAACATGAACTGAGACAGATTGAGACAGTGTCCAGGAGACCAGAGACACAGGAAACACCAATCAACTgcaatgacatatttaaacccTCACCTGGACAAGACAAACCCATCAGGACTGTGCTGACTAAAGGAGTCGCTGgaattggaaaaacagtctctgtgcagaagttcatcctggactgggctgaaggaaaagccaatcaggatgttcatttcatatttccacttcctttcaggGAGCTGAATTTGATACAGAAAAATCTCAATCTTAAGCAACTTCTAAATCACCTTCACCcagaaaccaaagaatttaagTCAGCAGATTATGATGATTACAAAGTCATGTTCAtatttgatggtctggatgagtgtCGACTACGTCTAGATTTCCAAAACAATCGGAGCTTGTCTGATGTAACAGAATCAGCCTCAGTGGATGTGCTGCTGACCAACCTCATCAAGGGGAATCTACTTCCTTCTGCTCTCCTCTGGATCACCTCtcgaccagcagcagccaatcagatccctcCTGAGTGTGTCGACCAGGTCACAGAGGTACGAGGATTCAACGACCCTCAGAAGGACgaatatttcaggaagagaataAACGATCAGAGTCTGGCTGATAGAATCGTCACACACATCCGATCATCAAGAAGTCTGTTCATCATGTGTCACATACCAGTCTTCTGCTGGATTTCAGCCACTGTTCTAGAGAGGATGATGGGTAAAGCAGAGAGTGCAgagattcccaagactctcacACAAATGTTCACACACTTCCTGATCTTTCAGACCAAACTGAAGACACAGAAGTATGATGGGAAATATGAAATCGATCCTGATCAGGCTAGAAAGACTATTCTGTCTCTAGGAAAACTGGCTTTTGAACAGCTGGAAAAAGGGAACCTGATCTTCTATGAGGAGGACCTGAAAGAGAGCGGCATTGATGTCAGAGAAGTGTCAGTGTACTCAGGAGTTTgtacccagatcttcagacagGAGTTTGGACTGCAGCTGGGGAAGGTGTAcagctttgttcatctgagtATTCAGGAGTTTCTTGCTGCTTTATTCAAGCTGCTGTCCttttctgaacaaaacacaggaCGGATGAATGAGTTCAGGTCACCAATGACCAGTTTACTGAAGGGAGAAGTGGACAAGGCCTTACAGAGTGAGAACGGACACTGGGATCTTTTCCTCCGGTTCCTTCTCGGTCTCTCACTAGAGTCTAATCAGACTCTCTTACAAGGCCTCCTGAGAAAGACAGTAAGCAGCTCTGATATCAATCAGGAAACAGCTGAATACATTAAACAGAAGATCAGGGAGAATCGCTCTCCAGAGAAATCCATCAACCTGTtccactgtctgaatgaactgaatgATCATTCACTAGAGCAGGAAGTCCAAACATACCTGAGCAAAACAGGTTACAGTCGTCTCTCTGGAGTCAAACTGTCTGCTGCTCAGTGGTCGGCTCTGGTGTTTGTGCTGTTGAACTCAGAAGAAGAGCTGGATGAGTTTAACCTGTGGAAATATGATCCATCAGAAGAATGTCTCCTGAGGCTGCTGCCAGTGATCAAAGCATCTAGAAAGGCTGAGTGA
- the LOC127160953 gene encoding NLR family CARD domain-containing protein 3 isoform X4, producing MIHNSLCGSTSVSVLDETMTSRMNLSEEHKTKIMTVKSLLQNESPEPSCVSMKSDASMDCPPAFNLGESSADLSQKHEGPESHTAKKNLDSIFKEIEHKIISELKSFKRQLSPDYPECSERDHYDDEGHNRVREGLLKITLIILRKMNQTDLANTLETKLMPVYQQKLKSRLQDKYQRISEGMSNHGDSTRLNEIYTELYITEGGSGEINNEHELRQIETVSRRPETQETPINCNDIFKPSPGQDKPIRTVLTKGVAGIGKTVSVQKFILDWAEGKANQDVHFIFPLPFRELNLIQKNLNLKQLLNHLHPETKEFKSADYDDYKVMFIFDGLDECRLRLDFQNNRSLSDVTESASVDVLLTNLIKGNLLPSALLWITSRPAAANQIPPECVDQVTEVRGFNDPQKDEYFRKRINDQSLADRIVTHIRSSRSLFIMCHIPVFCWISATVLERMMGKAESAEIPKTLTQMFTHFLIFQTKLKTQKYDGKYEIDPDQARKTILSLGKLAFEQLEKGNLIFYEEDLKESGIDVREVSVYSGVCTQIFRQEFGLQLGKVYSFVHLSIQEFLAALFKLLSFSEQNTGRMNEFRSPMTSLLKGEVDKALQSENGHWDLFLRFLLGLSLESNQTLLQGLLRKTVSSSDINQETAEYIKQKIRENRSPEKSINLFHCLNELNDHSLEQEVQTYLSKTGYSRLSGVKLSAAQWSALVFVLLNSEEELDEFNLWKYDPSEECLLRLLPVIKASRKAE from the exons ATGATTCATAACTCACTCTGTGGATCAACATCTGTATCTGTTTTAGATGAAACCATGACCTCCAGAATGAATCTCTCTGAAGAACATAAAACAAAGATAATGACAGTCAAGAG TCTGTTGCAGAATGAATCTCCTGAACCCAGCTGTGTGTCCATGAAGAGTGACGCGTCAATGGATTGTCCACCTGCTTTTAATTTGGGAGAATCATCTGCTGATCTGAG TCAAAAACATGAAGGACCAGAATCACATACAGCAAAGAAGAACTTAGACTCCATTTTCAAG GAGATTGAGCACAAAATAATTTCTGAGTTAAAAAGCTTTAAGAGACAACTGAGTCCAGATTACCCAGAATGCTCTGAAAGAGACCATTATGATGATGAGGGTCATAACAGAGTCAGAGAGGGGCTTCTGAAGATCACACTGATCATCCTGAGGAAGATGAACCAGACAGACCTCGCTAACACACTAGAGACCA AACTGATGCCTGTGTatcaacaaaaactcaaatcCAGACTACAGGACAAATATCAGAGAATCAGTGAAGGAATGTCCAATCATGGAGACTCAACACGTctgaatgagatctacacagagctctacatcacagagGGAGGGAGTGGAGAGATCAATAATGAACATGAACTGAGACAGATTGAGACAGTGTCCAGGAGACCAGAGACACAGGAAACACCAATCAACTgcaatgacatatttaaacccTCACCTGGACAAGACAAACCCATCAGGACTGTGCTGACTAAAGGAGTCGCTGgaattggaaaaacagtctctgtgcagaagttcatcctggactgggctgaaggaaaagccaatcaggatgttcatttcatatttccacttcctttcaggGAGCTGAATTTGATACAGAAAAATCTCAATCTTAAGCAACTTCTAAATCACCTTCACCcagaaaccaaagaatttaagTCAGCAGATTATGATGATTACAAAGTCATGTTCAtatttgatggtctggatgagtgtCGACTACGTCTAGATTTCCAAAACAATCGGAGCTTGTCTGATGTAACAGAATCAGCCTCAGTGGATGTGCTGCTGACCAACCTCATCAAGGGGAATCTACTTCCTTCTGCTCTCCTCTGGATCACCTCtcgaccagcagcagccaatcagatccctcCTGAGTGTGTCGACCAGGTCACAGAGGTACGAGGATTCAACGACCCTCAGAAGGACgaatatttcaggaagagaataAACGATCAGAGTCTGGCTGATAGAATCGTCACACACATCCGATCATCAAGAAGTCTGTTCATCATGTGTCACATACCAGTCTTCTGCTGGATTTCAGCCACTGTTCTAGAGAGGATGATGGGTAAAGCAGAGAGTGCAgagattcccaagactctcacACAAATGTTCACACACTTCCTGATCTTTCAGACCAAACTGAAGACACAGAAGTATGATGGGAAATATGAAATCGATCCTGATCAGGCTAGAAAGACTATTCTGTCTCTAGGAAAACTGGCTTTTGAACAGCTGGAAAAAGGGAACCTGATCTTCTATGAGGAGGACCTGAAAGAGAGCGGCATTGATGTCAGAGAAGTGTCAGTGTACTCAGGAGTTTgtacccagatcttcagacagGAGTTTGGACTGCAGCTGGGGAAGGTGTAcagctttgttcatctgagtATTCAGGAGTTTCTTGCTGCTTTATTCAAGCTGCTGTCCttttctgaacaaaacacaggaCGGATGAATGAGTTCAGGTCACCAATGACCAGTTTACTGAAGGGAGAAGTGGACAAGGCCTTACAGAGTGAGAACGGACACTGGGATCTTTTCCTCCGGTTCCTTCTCGGTCTCTCACTAGAGTCTAATCAGACTCTCTTACAAGGCCTCCTGAGAAAGACAGTAAGCAGCTCTGATATCAATCAGGAAACAGCTGAATACATTAAACAGAAGATCAGGGAGAATCGCTCTCCAGAGAAATCCATCAACCTGTtccactgtctgaatgaactgaatgATCATTCACTAGAGCAGGAAGTCCAAACATACCTGAGCAAAACAGGTTACAGTCGTCTCTCTGGAGTCAAACTGTCTGCTGCTCAGTGGTCGGCTCTGGTGTTTGTGCTGTTGAACTCAGAAGAAGAGCTGGATGAGTTTAACCTGTGGAAATATGATCCATCAGAAGAATGTCTCCTGAGGCTGCTGCCAGTGATCAAAGCATCTAGAAAGGCTGAGTGA